A window of Mercenaria mercenaria strain notata chromosome 16, MADL_Memer_1, whole genome shotgun sequence contains these coding sequences:
- the LOC123539829 gene encoding copine family protein 2-like, protein MASRSMRFRAFADRFTTVPEVAQAIREAGLGKCGLIFGIDYTMSNKVQGEKTFGGKSLHKVEDDLKNPYQEVIEILGQTLECFDDDRIIPAFGFGDKTHKQEGYFPLNEKRECVGFREVLDTYNRVTPSVSLHRPTNFAPLIHKAIQIVQQTRKYHILVIVADGQVTEEQETQQAIVTASHYPLSIIVIGVGDGPWGMMQEFDDRLPTRLFDNFQFVNFHEIMSTSNYAPASFALNCLMEIPDQYKAIKQLGYLDYQQQC, encoded by the exons atggCGAGCCGTTCAATGCGGTTTCGTGCATTTGCCGACCGGTTCACGACAGTCCCTGAAGTAGCACAAGCCATCAGAGAAGCTGGTCTCGGGAAATGCGGACTTATTTTCG GTATTGATTACACGATGAGTAACAAGGTTCAAGGGGAGAAAACGTTTGGCGGAAAAAGTCTACATAAAGTTGAAGATGATTTAAAAAATCCATATCAAGAG GTTATTGAGATATTAGGACAGACGTTAGAATGTTTTGACGATGACAGAATTATACCAGCGTTTGGGTTTGGTGACAAAACTCACAAACAAGAAGGATATTTTCCCCTGAATGAGAAG AGAGAATGTGTCGGATTCCGAGAGGTTTTGGATACTTATAATAGGGTTACGCCGTCGGTAAGTCTACATCGGCCGACGAATTTTGCTCCACTCATCCATAAGGCTATACAGATTGTTCAGCAAACTAGGAAG TACCACATACTGGTGATAGTAGCAGATGGTCAAGTAACTGAAGAGCAAGAGACTCAGCAAGCCATAGTTACTGCTTCACACTATCCGCTGTCGATTATCGTTATAG GTGTTGGAGATGGACCCTGGGGGATGATGCAAGAGTTTGATGACAGACTACCTACTCGATTATTTGACAATTTTCAGTTcgtaaattttcatgaaataatgtCGACGTCAAATTATGCGCCGGCCAGTTTTGCCCTGAACTGTTTGATGGAAATTCCAGATCAGTATAAAGCCATTAAGCAACTTGGATATTTAGACTATCAACAACAGTGTTGA
- the LOC123540792 gene encoding uncharacterized protein LOC123540792 isoform X2 codes for MTCSSDELSSLFQVAEAVKEKGLGTCGLIFGIDYTMSNKVQGEKTFRGRSLHDISEDMKNPYQQVIEILGETLEYFDNDRVIPAFGFGDFETKDQGIFSLTEEGYCHGFREVLDTYNMVTPCVKLYRPTNFAPIIYKAINIVEETKKRELKRWCLKASGLLVDVVSQASVGDGPWGVMREFDDKLPDRLFDNFQFVEFNEVMASSMHPPAAFALSCLKEIPHQYKAIKELGYLEDL; via the exons ATGACTTGCAGTTCAGACGAGCTTTCATCGCTGTTCCAGGTAGCTGAGGCGGTAAAAGAGAAAGGGCTGGGGACATGTGGTCTTATATTCG gTATAGACTACACGATGAGCAACAAGGTCCAGGGAGAGAAAACTTTCCGTGGGAGAAGTTTACATGACATCAGCGAAGATATGAAAAATCCGTATCAGCAG GTGATAGAAATCCTTGGAGAAACTTTAGAATATTTCGACAATGACAGAGTTATTCCGGCATTTGGATTTGGTGACTTCGAAACTAAAGATCAAGGAATATTTTCTCTGACTGAAGAG GGGTATTGCCATGGATTCAGAGAAGTTTTGGATACTTATAATATGGTGACACCGTGTGTAAAGTTGTATCGGCCAACGAATTTCGCCCCGATTATTTACAAGGCAATCAACATTGTTGAAGAAACCAAAAAG AGAGAACTGAAAAGGTGGTGTCTTAAAGCAAGTGGTCTCTTGGTAGACGTGGTCTCTCAAGCAA GTGTTGGAGATGGACCCTGGGGCGTAATGAGGGAGTTTGATGATAAACTTCCCGACAGATTATTTGATAATTTCCAGTTCGTAGAATTCAACGAAGTGATGGCGTCATCTATGCATCCTCCAGCTGCCTTCGCCCTCAGCTGCTTAAAAGAGATTCCACATCAATATAAAGCTATCAAAGAACTTGGATATTTAGAAGATTTGTAA
- the LOC123540792 gene encoding uncharacterized protein LOC123540792 isoform X1, whose protein sequence is MTCSSDELSSLFQVAEAVKEKGLGTCGLIFGIDYTMSNKVQGEKTFRGRSLHDISEDMKNPYQQVIEILGETLEYFDNDRVIPAFGFGDFETKDQGIFSLTEEGYCHGFREVLDTYNMVTPCVKLYRPTNFAPIIYKAINIVEETKKYHILVIVADGQMTSEEDTERAIVKASECALSIIVIGVGDGPWGVMREFDDKLPDRLFDNFQFVEFNEVMASSMHPPAAFALSCLKEIPHQYKAIKELGYLEDL, encoded by the exons ATGACTTGCAGTTCAGACGAGCTTTCATCGCTGTTCCAGGTAGCTGAGGCGGTAAAAGAGAAAGGGCTGGGGACATGTGGTCTTATATTCG gTATAGACTACACGATGAGCAACAAGGTCCAGGGAGAGAAAACTTTCCGTGGGAGAAGTTTACATGACATCAGCGAAGATATGAAAAATCCGTATCAGCAG GTGATAGAAATCCTTGGAGAAACTTTAGAATATTTCGACAATGACAGAGTTATTCCGGCATTTGGATTTGGTGACTTCGAAACTAAAGATCAAGGAATATTTTCTCTGACTGAAGAG GGGTATTGCCATGGATTCAGAGAAGTTTTGGATACTTATAATATGGTGACACCGTGTGTAAAGTTGTATCGGCCAACGAATTTCGCCCCGATTATTTACAAGGCAATCAACATTGTTGAAGAAACCAAAAAG TACCATATTTTAGTGATAGTAGCGGACGGACAGATGACTAGTGAAGAAGACACTGAACGTGCTATAGTGAAAGCTTCAGAGTGTGCACTCTCTATCATAGTTATAG GTGTTGGAGATGGACCCTGGGGCGTAATGAGGGAGTTTGATGATAAACTTCCCGACAGATTATTTGATAATTTCCAGTTCGTAGAATTCAACGAAGTGATGGCGTCATCTATGCATCCTCCAGCTGCCTTCGCCCTCAGCTGCTTAAAAGAGATTCCACATCAATATAAAGCTATCAAAGAACTTGGATATTTAGAAGATTTGTAA